In Pedobacter sp. W3I1, one DNA window encodes the following:
- a CDS encoding exopolyphosphatase has product MLRYAAIDIGSNAVRLLIADISKQDGKYKYKKNTLIRVPLRLGDDAFLDQYISEKKSADLVKTMTAFKNLMDVYHVSEYLACATSAMREARNGEDIVKLIKKEADVTLEIIEGQREANIIYANHIEEELDENKNYLYIDVGGGSTELSVFVKGAPEASRSFNIGTIRMLDNQDKEETWEEMKDWVKEHTKAYKHLAGIGTGGNINKLFRMSDEKDNAPLSLQKLNSMYNKLTSYSLKERINTLGLNPDRADVIIPACEIYLTLMKWTGIKQIYVPKVGMADGIIKLLIEEKLE; this is encoded by the coding sequence ATGTTAAGATACGCAGCTATAGATATCGGTTCGAATGCGGTGAGGTTACTCATTGCTGATATTAGCAAACAGGACGGAAAATATAAATACAAAAAGAACACCCTTATACGTGTGCCGCTCCGGTTGGGAGATGATGCATTCTTAGATCAATATATTTCGGAGAAAAAATCTGCAGATCTGGTAAAAACCATGACTGCTTTTAAAAATCTGATGGATGTTTATCATGTTTCAGAATATTTAGCTTGTGCAACATCTGCTATGCGTGAGGCTCGTAATGGAGAAGATATTGTTAAGTTGATTAAAAAGGAAGCCGACGTTACTTTAGAAATTATTGAAGGGCAGCGGGAAGCGAATATTATTTATGCAAATCACATTGAAGAAGAGTTAGACGAAAATAAAAACTACTTATATATTGATGTGGGTGGAGGTAGTACCGAGTTGTCTGTTTTTGTAAAAGGTGCTCCGGAAGCTTCAAGATCCTTTAATATTGGTACAATCAGGATGCTCGACAACCAGGATAAGGAAGAAACCTGGGAAGAGATGAAAGATTGGGTAAAAGAGCATACAAAAGCATATAAACATTTGGCTGGCATAGGTACAGGCGGCAATATTAATAAATTATTCCGCATGTCGGACGAGAAGGATAATGCGCCTTTATCGTTGCAAAAATTAAATTCAATGTATAATAAATTAACCAGTTATTCATTGAAAGAAAGGATTAATACGCTGGGTTTAAACCCTGACCGCGCAGACGTCATTATCCCGGCCTGCGAGATTTATTTAACCTTAATGAAGTGGACAGGTATAAAACAGATTTATGTACCTAAAGTGGGAATGGCTGATGGGATTATTAAGCTGTTGATTGAAGAGAAATTGGAGTAA